A part of Lentimicrobium sp. L6 genomic DNA contains:
- the nuoE gene encoding NADH-quinone oxidoreductase subunit NuoE gives MRISRIRAEQENGLAQAEELFRLDPLIKKYKGKKGSMIPLLQGAQEMFGYLPRKAFLKIASETGLELSDMYGVATFYAQFRLAPVGKHIVKVCHGTACHVQNAKALTSALQDTLGVNDGETTEDNMFTLESVACLGCCSLAPVMMIGDETYGNLDGKAASKVIREIKLNEKNAS, from the coding sequence ATGAGAATATCACGAATAAGAGCAGAACAAGAAAATGGTCTAGCACAAGCCGAAGAGCTTTTCAGACTCGACCCGCTCATCAAAAAATATAAAGGCAAAAAAGGTTCCATGATTCCTCTGTTACAAGGAGCCCAAGAAATGTTTGGCTATCTACCTAGAAAAGCATTTTTGAAAATTGCATCCGAAACTGGATTAGAATTATCTGACATGTATGGTGTGGCTACTTTCTATGCCCAATTCCGATTGGCACCTGTAGGTAAGCATATTGTAAAAGTATGTCACGGTACTGCTTGCCACGTACAAAATGCTAAAGCCTTAACCTCTGCTTTACAAGACACATTAGGAGTTAACGATGGCGAAACCACCGAAGACAATATGTTTACCCTAGAATCGGTAGCATGTTTAGGATGTTGCTCTTTAGCCCCTGTAATGATGATAGGCGACGAAACCTATGGTAATTTAGATGGGAAAGCGGCTTCTAAAGTGATTAGAGAAATTAAGTTGAACGAGAAAAACGCCTCATAA